A window from Luteitalea sp. encodes these proteins:
- a CDS encoding GntR family transcriptional regulator, translated as MIAIDGRDPTPIYAQLERGLRAAIAAGRLRPGDQLPTVRQLAVDLRVNANTVARVYLELERAGVIETRRGVGSFIRATSSQAHSPRERDRRLRAFVTRVLADAEAAGFTIGDVVSALRAHHPSSRHSSTSSAGIESGRGPAAAGRRERVRG; from the coding sequence ATCATCGCCATCGACGGCCGCGACCCAACGCCGATCTACGCGCAGCTCGAGCGCGGGCTGCGGGCGGCAATCGCCGCGGGCCGCCTGCGCCCCGGTGATCAACTACCGACCGTTCGGCAGCTCGCGGTGGATCTGCGCGTCAACGCGAACACGGTTGCGCGGGTGTACCTAGAGCTCGAGCGCGCCGGCGTCATCGAGACCCGGCGCGGCGTCGGGTCGTTCATCCGCGCTACGTCCTCGCAGGCGCACTCGCCGCGCGAGCGCGACCGTCGGCTGCGCGCGTTCGTTACCCGGGTGCTTGCCGACGCGGAGGCGGCGGGGTTCACCATTGGTGATGTGGTTTCAGCCCTGCGCGCGCATCATCCGTCGAGTCGTCATTCGTCCACAAGCTCAGCAGGCATCGAGTCCGGTCGTGGGCCGGCCGCGGCAGGACGCCGCGAGCGGGTCAGAGGCTGA